Genomic DNA from Desulfuromonas versatilis:
CGACGAAGGACCCTTTTACCAGAGCCAGCGTTTCGACCTGTACCGCGAGAAGGTTCAGGAACTGCTCGACAAGGGCAAGGCCTACCGCTGCTACTGCAGCGCCGAGGAGTTGGAGGCCAAGCGCGATGCGGCCCTGAAAAGCGGCGGCAAGCCCAAGTACGACGGCACCTGCCGCAATCGCGCCGACCAGCCGGCGGGGTTGCCCTTCGTGGTGCGTTTCAAATCCCCGCAGGACGGGGTCACCAGTTTCGACGACCGGATCAAGGGGACCATCAGCTTCAACAACGAGGAGCTGGACGACGTCATCATTCAGCGCAGCGACGGCACGCCGACCTACAACTTCGTGGTCGTGGTCGACGACGCCACCATGGGGATCAACCTGGTCATCCGCGGCGACGACCATGTCAACAACACCCCGCGGCAGATCCTCATGTACCAGGGGCTCGGCTACCCGGTGCCCGAATTCGCCCACGTGCCGATGATCCTCGGCGCCGACAAGGCACGGCTCTCCAAGCGGCACGGGGCCACCTCGGTGATGGCCTACCGCGAGATGGGCTACCTCCCCGAGGCGATGGTCAACTACCTGGTGCGTCTCGGCTGGTCCTTCGGGGACCAGGAGATTTTCTCCATGGAGGAGCTGATCGAGAAGTTCAGCCTGGAAAATGTCGGCAGGGCGGCCGGGGTGTTCAACCCCGAGAAGCTGCTCTGGCTCAACCAGCACTACATCAAGACCGGCGATCCCGTGCGGCTCGGCGAGCTGCTGAAGGAATACCTGCAGATGCAGGGGGTCGACACTGCCGGTGGCCCCGAACTCGCCGCGGTGGTCAAAACCCTGCAGGAGCGGGCCCGGACCATGGTGGAGATGGCCCAGGGGGCGGCCTTCTACTTCCGGAAGGAGCTGGATTTCGACCCCGAGGCGGTGGCCAAGTTCCTCAGCGCCGACAAGCAGCCGGTGTTCGAGGCCCTGCTCGGCCAGCTCGAATCCTGCACCGAGTGGAACCACGGCGGTATCGAAACCGCCTTCGCCGCCGTCATGGAGGCCACCGGCCTCAAGCTCGGCAAGATCGGCCCCTCGGTCCGCGTCGCCCTGGTCGGCGGGACCACCAGCCCGAGCATCTATGAAGTGCTGGAAGTGCTCGGCAAACAGGAGTCGCTGCGCCGGCTGCGCAATGCCCTGGCGATGCTGAAGGGTTAGGATCGTTGATATTTTTTACCAAAGGCCTCGATTCCTGGGAATCGGGGCTTTTTTTTCGAGGTTCGTATAGTCCCGGCGGATGAACAGGATGAGCAGTACCCAGAGAAGGCAGATGCCGAAGGTGAACCAGCTCAACTGCGGCACGCTAAGGGAAAAGGGCAGCCATTGGGTGAACGCCAGGATCACAAAGGCGCCGAAAATCTTGAACAGCCGATAGCCGAACATGTCGATCCAGGCCTTGGCCTGGTAGATCAGCAGCGAGTCGATGGGGATGTAGAGCAGTTCCTTGGAGGCCCGGTTGATGGAATAGGAGAGGCCGCGGTCACTGATCTTGGTGGCTGCGCCGAAAAGCAGGGTGGGGTGGAAGAAAAAGCCCAGGGAACAGAAACCCAGGATCAGCGGCTGCACCAGGAGCCCGGTAATTACACCAAAAAACCGATGAACCAGGGGAGTCAGAGCCAGGTTGACCGCGATGGAGACGCCGCCGAGGACGCTGAAGAAGGCGGAAAGGTAGGCGGTGCGGGGCTCCAGGTCGGGATAGACGGCCTCGACGGTTTTGAGAAACTGGTATTCAACGATCGGGTCGACCAACTGGGCGAGGAGCAGGATGGCGGCGATGAGCAGCAGGTACCTGCTGCTTCTGATGGCCTTCCAGCCCCCCTCGAACCGCGTTGGGCGTCCCTTGGCCTGTATTTCGCCGTACAGTCCGAGGCGGGCCATCAACCAGCTCAGCCCCAGGATGACCTGGATGGTGCCGGCCGCCACCAGCAGCAGGTCTGGGGTCTGCAGCGGGGTCAGCTTGAGGATCAGGGCCGCCGCACCCCCGCCGAGCACCCCGCCGAGCAGCCCCCCGGTGCCGATGAAGCCGTACCAGCTTTTGCCCTCCCGGGTGCTGTAGATGGAATTGGTCAGGCTCCAGAATTGCTCGACCAGGACCACGCCGAGAATGTCGACGAAAATGTAAAAGGTCACGGCCACGGCCGGGCCGGGTTGGATGAACAGCCAGCGGAACAGGACCAGGGTGGCGCAGAAGGCGAGGCAGCTGCCGAACACCACGTTGACCCGGGCATAACGGTTTACCAGGCGGTGGTACCAGCCGATCAGCGCTGCCATGGTCAGGGCGGTACCGATCCAGACATAGGGGAGCTGTTCGGCCCCCAGGTACTGGATGAACAGGGAGCGGCTGGCCGGTTTCAGCTGGTACAGGGCGGTGATGATCAAAAGGAAATTCAGAAAGAGAAAACAGGCCCTTAACCGCAGGACTCCGGTTCCCGTGGTGTCTGCTGGCCGCCTGTCCGGCTGAATTTCAGGCCCTGGGGATTGCATTTTTCTTCGCAGTTTCAGTATAATGCGAACTCCTGTGCCTTTTTTGGCGCGGTCTGAACGCAAGCGTTTCCATTCTGATTTAAATCTTACTTTTTCCTTTTTGGTGCTGCCCGATGAAAGTTTCGCTCTTTCGCCTGCCCCTGTTTGTCCTCCTCGCCAGCCTGCTGCTGCTTAACCTCGATTTCCCGGCCCAGGCCCGAAAGCCCTATCCCCAACTGGGCACCTGCGGCAACCCCACCCTCCAGGACGGACTGGAAAGCTGCATCAGTTCGCTCAAGCTCGACAGGGCCGTGCGCGACGGCTCGCTGTGCGTGGCTGTGGTGGATATCACCGACCCGGAAGCACCGCAGTTTGCCGCAGTCAACGGCGACAGGATGATGTACGCGGCCAGCCTGCCGAAGATCGCCATCCTGCTCGGAGCCTTCGAGCGAATCGCCGCCGGCGAGTTGACCCTCACCGGGGAGATCCGCGACAAACTCACCCGGATGATCCGCAATTCCTCCAACAGCGCGGCCACGGAAATGCTCAACCTGGTCGGCAAGGATTACCTGGCGCGGTTGCTGCAGTCCCCCCGTTACCGCCTCTATGACCCACGACTGAACGGCGGTCTCTGGGTCGGCAAGGATTACGGCAAGGCCGCAGCCTGGAAACGCGATCCCCTGGCCAACCTCTCCCACGGCGCCACCGCCTTCCAGGTGGCCCGCTTCTATTACCTGCTGGAGACCGGACAACTGGTCTCCCCCGAGATGAGCCGGGAGATGAAGCAGATTCTCGGCGATCCGGCCATCCACCACAAGTTCGTCAAGGGGCTCGAGCAGGCCCGCCCCGGTGCGAAAATCTTCCGCAAGTCAGGCACCTGGCAAAATTTCCACGCCGACAGCGGCATCGTCGAGCGCGACGGGCGCCGCTACATCGCGGTGGCCCTGGCCGACGATCCGGCGGGGGGCAAGTGGCTGAGCGAGCTCATCGTGGGCCTCGACGACCTCATCTGCCAGGCTCCGACGGGCGGTGGTCCGCCTCGATGAGGCGCTGCAGGCGGGTGCCGAAGCTCTGGTGGACCACCGCCGAGTTTTTGCGCAGCACGTCCGACATCATCACCACCAGGTAGAACAGGCGAGGTTCCCGGGCCGGGTATTCGACGATGGCCACCGAATTGAGCAGGTTCTCGACGTTGCCGTGGTACTTTTTGCAGACAAAGCCCGGCTCGGGGCGGCAGCGGTACAGCGACCCGGATTTGAAGTAGACCGCCGCCTCGTGCAGGGCCGGCGAGGAGGCGTAGCGGATGCGCCGCTCGGTCATGTACAGCAGCCGCTTGATTTCCCGGCTGGAAAACTCGTCGACCAGCCGTCCCGTCTCCAACTTCAGCAGGTACTCCAGCAGCATCCGCGGCGTGGCGTGACTGCTGGTGCCGGGAACCAGCTGTTTTCCCTTCCAGGTAAAGAATCCCCCCTGTCTCAACTCCTTCGGATCCAGGCCGTTTCGCGGCACCGGCTCATGCAGGGCCCTGCCCAGCAGCGCCGAAAGTTCCCGCTTGGGGGTCTCGCGCCAGAAGCGCTCGGCGACCGGCTGCGCGACGGGGTAATCCCGGCCGAAGTGAACCAGCATCAGCAGCTCCCTGAGCACCATGCTCGCCGCGGCATTGGAGCTGGCCGAGAGCATCCAGTCGAGGTAGCTGTACAGGCTGGCCCGGTCCCCCTCGCGCAGAGGGCGATAGCTGATGGCCCCTTCGCCGGGCCTCCAGAAGGGGACCTTGTGATGGTCGGTGGCGATGAAATGGTCCGCGGTTGCCGCCGAGTCGCGCAGCACCCGCAACCGTTGTTGCGGGTCGTCGGGATAGATGTCCGCCAGGGCCTGGAAAACGCCGAGGACGATCAACAGCTTGCCGACGCTCCCCGGGTTATGGGCGGCGTGCCCCCGGTGTTCGGCGAAACGGGGGTGCGCCGGGTCGCTCAGGTCGAGCACCGCAAGCGCATAGCGGTCCGCTTCCTCCCCCAGCAGGGCCACGATGCGGGACGAAAACTCCGGGTCGACCGGGGGGAGGGCGAAACCGGGCTTGTCGGACAGGCGCAGGTCGACCTCCGCGGTGGACAGCAGCGCGCCCTTGGGCAGCCACCGCCCCCGGAGCTTGCCGGCCTGCACCAGGCGGTCCGCCTCCAGGCGGGCGATCCCGGTATGAGCGTAACCGTCCAGAGGGTAGGGCCAGGCCGGGCCTGCGAAGCAGAGCAGCGCCAGGCTGCAGATGAACAACAGCGCCCTTTTCATGGTGAGCCTTTTTCGGCAATCCCGTTCATTTCGACCTGCACGCCGCCGGCTCTTTGCAGCCCGGCGTCGAACCCGGCGAGCAGGATGTTGCCGCGAGCCCTGGGGTTTTCCAGGAAGGGGCGGATCTGGAACAGCACGAAGCGCCCCCCGGCAAACCCGAATTCGATGTCCGCCGGCGCGGGTTTGCCGGCCGCATCCACCAGACCGGGGAACCTTGCCGGAAGTTCCTTTCCCATGTGGGCGAGGATGCCGATCTCCTGCGCATCGAGCAGGCTCTCGCTGCCGCTGGCCGGTATTCTGGCCACCCCGCCCTGGGGGAGCAGGGCGTTCCTGGTGGGTTGGGCTGCCTGGGCCAGCAATCTCGCACTGCCGGTCTGCGGATCGATCAGCAGTTCCTCCGCCCGCTGTCCGGCCACGGCGCCCCCCACCCCTTCGTTGACCGCCACCGAGAACCGGTCCCGGCGACCGCTGGCGACATCGAGAGTGACGAGCACCCCTGACTTTTCCGCCGCCACGCTTTTCATCAGCAGCACCGAAACGTAGACATGCTCGGGGTTCTCCATGACATCCTGGCGCCAGCGGTAGGCCCGCTCGGTAAAGGGCGAGGCCCAGACCTGGCGGATGGCCTGGAGAATGTTTTCGTCGCCGACCACGTTGGGGACGGTCAGGTTCAGGCCCGCCCCGGAAAACCCGGGCAGATCCTCCACATTGGTATCGCTGCGGACGAAAACCCCGTAGCTCCCCTCCGCGCCGAAATGGCGGGCCAGGGCCTCGCGCAAGCCGCTGCGAAACTCCGGCCCCGGGTCCGCGGAACCTATCCAGGCTCTGAGCCGGCTGAGAAACGC
This window encodes:
- the gltX gene encoding glutamate--tRNA ligase; translation: MSDLRVRFAPSPTGHLHIGGARTALFNYLLAKKEKGTYVLRIEDTDVARSTQESVDAILQAMEWLGLSCDEGPFYQSQRFDLYREKVQELLDKGKAYRCYCSAEELEAKRDAALKSGGKPKYDGTCRNRADQPAGLPFVVRFKSPQDGVTSFDDRIKGTISFNNEELDDVIIQRSDGTPTYNFVVVVDDATMGINLVIRGDDHVNNTPRQILMYQGLGYPVPEFAHVPMILGADKARLSKRHGATSVMAYREMGYLPEAMVNYLVRLGWSFGDQEIFSMEELIEKFSLENVGRAAGVFNPEKLLWLNQHYIKTGDPVRLGELLKEYLQMQGVDTAGGPELAAVVKTLQERARTMVEMAQGAAFYFRKELDFDPEAVAKFLSADKQPVFEALLGQLESCTEWNHGGIETAFAAVMEATGLKLGKIGPSVRVALVGGTTSPSIYEVLEVLGKQESLRRLRNALAMLKG
- a CDS encoding NTP/NDP exchange transporter produces the protein MIITALYQLKPASRSLFIQYLGAEQLPYVWIGTALTMAALIGWYHRLVNRYARVNVVFGSCLAFCATLVLFRWLFIQPGPAVAVTFYIFVDILGVVLVEQFWSLTNSIYSTREGKSWYGFIGTGGLLGGVLGGGAAALILKLTPLQTPDLLLVAAGTIQVILGLSWLMARLGLYGEIQAKGRPTRFEGGWKAIRSSRYLLLIAAILLLAQLVDPIVEYQFLKTVEAVYPDLEPRTAYLSAFFSVLGGVSIAVNLALTPLVHRFFGVITGLLVQPLILGFCSLGFFFHPTLLFGAATKISDRGLSYSINRASKELLYIPIDSLLIYQAKAWIDMFGYRLFKIFGAFVILAFTQWLPFSLSVPQLSWFTFGICLLWVLLILFIRRDYTNLEKKAPIPRNRGLW
- a CDS encoding serine hydrolase encodes the protein MKVSLFRLPLFVLLASLLLLNLDFPAQARKPYPQLGTCGNPTLQDGLESCISSLKLDRAVRDGSLCVAVVDITDPEAPQFAAVNGDRMMYAASLPKIAILLGAFERIAAGELTLTGEIRDKLTRMIRNSSNSAATEMLNLVGKDYLARLLQSPRYRLYDPRLNGGLWVGKDYGKAAAWKRDPLANLSHGATAFQVARFYYLLETGQLVSPEMSREMKQILGDPAIHHKFVKGLEQARPGAKIFRKSGTWQNFHADSGIVERDGRRYIAVALADDPAGGKWLSELIVGLDDLICQAPTGGGPPR
- a CDS encoding serine hydrolase produces the protein MKRALLFICSLALLCFAGPAWPYPLDGYAHTGIARLEADRLVQAGKLRGRWLPKGALLSTAEVDLRLSDKPGFALPPVDPEFSSRIVALLGEEADRYALAVLDLSDPAHPRFAEHRGHAAHNPGSVGKLLIVLGVFQALADIYPDDPQQRLRVLRDSAATADHFIATDHHKVPFWRPGEGAISYRPLREGDRASLYSYLDWMLSASSNAAASMVLRELLMLVHFGRDYPVAQPVAERFWRETPKRELSALLGRALHEPVPRNGLDPKELRQGGFFTWKGKQLVPGTSSHATPRMLLEYLLKLETGRLVDEFSSREIKRLLYMTERRIRYASSPALHEAAVYFKSGSLYRCRPEPGFVCKKYHGNVENLLNSVAIVEYPAREPRLFYLVVMMSDVLRKNSAVVHQSFGTRLQRLIEADHRPSEPGR